In Lasioglossum baleicum chromosome 19, iyLasBale1, whole genome shotgun sequence, the following proteins share a genomic window:
- the LOC143218350 gene encoding LOW QUALITY PROTEIN: uncharacterized protein LOC143218350 (The sequence of the model RefSeq protein was modified relative to this genomic sequence to represent the inferred CDS: deleted 1 base in 1 codon), producing the protein MATNGEFYEDERSRHFRDTTSVLPAFDPVTNELTIEEWIEKMEEYGDLYNWDEVAIRHYALAKLKGVARKWRDSLPRVQRTWAQWKVLLKDSFPSDESEVSLRLDAQNYKKKPSQDIAEYFYEKLAKCNRAQMGDREAIEWIADGLNNPRFRDYLGPLSRYKKPRELLADLRSANLYWKETAKTEERRNNPGPRDDNQPRCFACKQQGHTVRTCPKATQSITCFKCGKSGHYSRSCTENIRPNRQFVAVNAICPREFCIHIDGDTHQKYFKNAVISGRSVKCYVDLGSSVTALRQDIAHELGITYHETTLNSFVGYGEGRVQPLGVFTANISIDGVEVKSEIHVVPSKSQAVPLLVGHPYTEHPDVIILSRAGELQISKTDDNPLQTVPYSVTKTTLRASGTYVIPDNYLGHIIVAGDLPDQGLCVEGGLREKGPVIPRCIVSMDEQGETILPVLNITGEELTFKEGDVVSRGEVYEERTCEREINDEPVTSDQVDTDLVGEEADNILAVLNDNRDIIANNIYQIGKTDRATMRIELISEKPLVYRPYRLSYHERQQLRDMTNDLKDADIIEDSASPYASPVLLVRKRNGEVRMCVDYRGINNLTVKYRYPLPRIDDQLDRLRGQKHYTSLDLFSGYYQVLVDPKSRDKTAFVTPDGQYQFKRIPFGLCNAPSVFQRMINTVLGSLKYDIALAYLDDVIIPSMTVEEGLARLTTIFTVFREAGLTINLRKCHFFKSQIEYLGFEVSALGIQPSERKVECVRSFPTPKTARDVRSFVGLASYFRRFVKGFALIAKPLTDLLKKNEKFIWETTQNNAFETIKRMLISKPVLTIYDHSAKTEVHTDACASGLGAVLLQQQNGKDWHPISFYSRKTTPEEAKYHSFELEALAIVCALERFRVYLIGIHFVIKTDCNSLKMLGSKRDLNPRIGRWFVKLSEFDYSIEYHTAKQNDVADVLSRNPSVLIDHLGPLPTTEQGNKYIVATICGYSKYVTLQAVVDVGAETTLKFLLGFMSHYGRPERIISDRGTAFTAHMENFANLNFVSPPLSPTAKEDAEGSRRARAAVEAALSEARESAARLVERQDEVRQYTLRLATRDREARELASRQGAVEVATTAVTNMGGTPPVAAGSGLPQGPPPASAADTLLKKLQKQIRKEKKSRELAARRAAAEAAVATAAAPVAATVAAPAQSNYRAVPPPASTFVAGPSQRPALPAPAPRDVPEGDPLWVSNRNDDNCA; encoded by the exons AAACTAAAGGGTGTAGCACGGAAATGGCGAGACAGTCTACCACGTGTCCAGCGGACATGGGCACAATGGAAAGTACTATTAAAAGACAGCTTCCCATCAGACGAGAGTGAGGTGAGTCTTAGATTGGATGctcaaaattacaaaaagaaaCCAAGTCAAGATATAGCCGAGTACTTTTATGAAAAACTTGCGAAGTGTAATCGTGCGCAAATGGGCGACCGCGAAGCGATCGAGTGGATCGCCGACGGGCTTAATAATCCCCGTTTTCGAGATTATTTAGGACCTTTAAGCCGGTACAAGAAGCCCAGGGAGCTTCTCGCAGACTTGCGAAGCGCGAATCTATATTGGAAGGAGACAGCAAAGACGGAAGAGAGACGAAACAATCCAGGGCCTCGTGACGACAATCAGCCAAGATGCTTCGCCTGTAAACAACAAGGTCACACCGTACGTACGTGTCCAAAAGCAACACAAAGTATAACATGCTTTAAATGTGGAAAGTCGGGCCATTATTCGCGGTCGTGCACGGAAAACATTCGCCCAAAC CGACAGTTCGTAGCGGTCAACGCGATATGCCCGCGAGAgttctgtatacatatagatgGAGATACTCACCAAAAGTACTTCAAAAACGCAGTTATTAGTGGTCGGAGTGTAAAATGCTATGTTGACCTTGGCAGCAGCGTAACGGCTTTACGCCAAGATATCGCACATGAGCTAGGCATAACATACCATGAAACGACCCTGAACAGTTTCGTAGGATATGGAGAAGGTCGAGTACAACCGTTGGGCGTGTTTACAGCAAATATAAGTATTGACGGTGTAGAGGTGAAATCAGAAATACACGTCGTTCCAAGCAAGAGCCAAGCGGTACCCCTGTTGGTGGGCCACCCGTACACAGAGCACCCTGACGTCATCATCCTCAGCAGAGCTGGCGAATTACAAATATCGAAGACTGACGACAACCCGTTGCAGACCGTGCCGTACAGTGTTACTAAGACGACATTGCGAGCAAGCGGTACGTATGTCATCCCAGACAATTATCTAGGTCATATAATTGTAGCAGGAGACCTGCCTGACCAAGGACTATGCGTGGAGGGAGGCCTCCGAGAAAAGGGCCCAGTTATACCGAGGTGCATCGTCTCTATGGACGAACAGGGAGAGACCATTCTGCCAGTGCTGAACATTACCGGTGAGGAGCTGACATTCAAGGAGGGAGACGTGGTATCGAGAGGAGAGGTGTACGAGGAGCGAACGTGCGAACGAGAAATCAACGACGAACCAGTGACGTCAGACCAGGTGGACACCGATCTAGTCGGCGAAGAAGCAGACAACATTCTTGCGGTACTAAACGATAATCGCGATATAATAGCGAATAATATATATCAGATCGGGAAAACGGATAGGGCAACCATGCGCATAGAACTCATTTCGGAAAAACCATTAGTTTATCGACCATACCGGTTATCGTACCACGAGCGGCAACAACTCCGAGATATGACAAACGATTTGAAAGACGCGGACATTATAGAGGATAGCGCCTCGCCATACGCGAGTCCGGTATTACTAGTGCGAAAGAGAAACGGCGAAGTACGAATGTGCGTTGATTATCGCGGTATAAATAATTTAACGGTAAAGTACAGATATCCCCTACCACGAATAGACGACCAGTTAGATAGACTACGGGGACAAAAGCATTACACCAGCCTTGATCTCTTCAGCGGCTATTATCAAGTACTAGTAGATCCGAAATCGCGAGACAAGACAGCCTTCGTTACGCCGGATGGCCAATATCAATTCAAAAGAATACCTTTCGGGCTATGCAATGCACCTTCGGTCTTTCAGCGAATGATAAATACGGTACTAGGTTCATTAAAGTACGATATAGCGTTGGCATATTTAGACGATGTCATAATCCCCAGTATGACGGTAGAAGAAGGTCTAGCACGTCTAACCACAATTTTTACAGTCTTTAGGGAAGCCGGATTGACAATTAATTTACGTAAATGCCACTTTTTCAAGTCACAAATTGAATACTTAGGCTTCGAAGTATCAGCGCTAGGGATACAACCGAGCGAGCGAAAAGTAGAGTGCGTTAGGTCATTTCCAACGCCGAAAACAGCTCGCGACGTGAGGAGCTTCGTAGGACTGGCTAGCTATTTCCGACGATTCGTCAAAGGCTTTGCCCTTATAGCAAAACCTCTGACGGACCTcttaaagaaaaacgaaaaatttaTTTGGGAAACAACTCAAAATAACGCATTTGAAACAATTAAAAGAATGTTGATTTCGAAACCAGTCCTCACGATATACGACCACAGCGCGAAAACGGAAGTGCACACGGACGCATGTGCGTCAGGCTTAGGTGCGGTGCTGTTACAACAGCAAAACGGAAAGGATTGGCACCCAATTAGTTTTTATAGCCGCAAAACAACGCCTGAAGAGGCAAAATATCATTCTTTCGAGCTAGAAGCTCTTGCCATTGTTTGCGCTTTAGAGCGATTTCGCGTGTATTTGATAGGGAttcattttgttataaaaaCAGACTGCAACAGCCTAAAAATGTTAGGTAGCAAAAGGGATCTAAATCCGCGCATCGGTAGATGGTTCGTCAAATTATCAGAATTTGACTATTCAATCGAATACCACACTGCCAAACAAAATGACGTAGCGGACGTATTAAGTCGAAACCCG AGCGTGCTTATAGACCATTTAGGGCCACTACCGACCACCGAACAAGGAAATAAATACATAGTCGCAACCATATGCGGATACAGTAAATACGTGACATTACAGGCAGTAGTAGATGTCGGCGCGGAAACTACGTTAAAATTTCTATTAGGCTTCATGTCGCATTACGGGCGACCAGAAAGGATTATAAGCGATCGGGGTACGGCGTTTACCGCTCAC aTGGAAAACTTTGCGAATTTAAACTTTGTCAGCCCACCGCTATCGCCGACAGCGAAGGAGGACGCGGAAGGGTCGCGCCGTGCAAGGGCGGCAGTGGAGGCCGCCTTGAGCGAAGCCCGCGAATCCGCGGCCCGTCTTGTAGAAAGACAAGACGAGGTCCGTCAGTATACGCTGCGACTGGCAACTCGAGACCGGGAGGCCCGCGAGCTCGCGTCCCGGCAAGGGGCCGTAGAAGTAGCGACGACCGCGGTGACAAATATGGGGGGTACGCCACCCGTCGCAGCAGGCTCAGGCCTACCCCAGGGACCACCGCCCGCCTCGGCAGCAGACACGCTTCTG AAAAAGCTACAGAAGCAAATCCGAAAGGAGAAGAAATCCCGCGAGCTCGCGGCCCGGCGAGCGGCAGCAGAAGCCGCGGTGGCCACGGCAGCGGCCCCGGTCGCGGCCACAGTCGCGGCCCCGGCCCAATCAAACTACAGGGCAGTTCCGCCACCCGCCTCAACATTCGTGGCAGGACCGTCACAAAGACCTGCACTGCCTGCGCCCGCCCCCCGCGACGTCCCGGAAGGAGACCCGCTTTGGGTGAGTAACAGAAATGAtgataattgtgcataa